The genomic DNA TCCAACATTAAAACTACATAGAGTCTGCATGTGCCTGCCACACGGAGGTCTCCTCGACGAAAGTATCGCACCAAACTATGATTATCATACCGTGTTGTCATAGCAGGCTTCTCCTTGTGAAGTACGTTCCAAGCGACAGTCTCTCTTACATCTTGCCTAGGTACGATAGAGGGGATCTCTAAAATGAGAGCCAGATCGTTGTTTGGCAGGCATATGGACACAAACAAAGCAGGCGAGTCCTTTTTTAATATGATATGTCTGTCGAAGTGTTATTGCCAAGCTCATCGCTATTACATCATCCTACCAGTATGTGCAGCTAGTGCCTACTTACAAGCCCTGAGGCGTTTCGAATACGAGCttctaagcttttgaaatccTCTTTTGACGAGGTTCGAGTTTGTTCTTCCCATCCAGCGTTCAAGAGGCGACGAAAGTTAGGAATTCGACACGAAAAGCGACCACAGCCTTTGctccacattttttttgtttcgtaaAGAATGGCTGAGATGATTGAGAACACTAAAGAGCATTATTTATGGCAACGCCCGGGTTACAAGGTATCTTCGCGTATTTGAGGGGGGCTTCTTGTCGTGTGGATCTCTTTTAACTGTCTTTTCAGATCTCTTTGACATCATCTCGTCTCTGACGAGAATGGGGGAAGCGAGTTGTCTAATCTGTGTTTAgatctccttcttcttcctcatcatctaCTTTGCCTTTGATGATGTGGTCTGCAATGTCACTCAGCAGCCCAGTCCCAACTAGAGATCTAGTCCCAACCATCAAGCCACTCATGTACCTAACCCTGAACGACGTTTGTATTTCGCTGAAATACGAAgagatgaggatgatgagaaGGATGGGAAGGTCGCAAAAGTTGACGCAGAAGTGGCCTTTTCAGATGTTATTGCGAAATGGAGCTACGATGTCCACCTTTAGTTACGAGTGGGCCTTAAAGCACGATTCGCTTGCTTAATAAGCAGTCAGTCCTTCCTAGTCTAGATTTAGATTATATTTCGGCTATGAACTTTCACTCTAATGTTCATGCACATATGGCTGACTCCGGATCATTGTTCATGGTTTGACGAAATCCATAGCGGGACGACCTTGAACCTTGACGGAGTGGAGGACAAATAGTGATCCATCCACGGGGCCTCGTAATTTCTCATCGCCCAAGTCTCTTCCTGTCGTCACAAAGAGCTCGTCCAAGGATTTCCCACCAAAAGTCACTGATGTTGTAAGATTTGAGGGAACCTCCACTTGAGATATAAGTTTACCTGTCTTTGAGTCGATTTCCAGAACCTGAAGCATAACAGATAAGCGAAGCCTGCCCTTGAGATATTTTCTATCATATTCGagcatttttaggaaaagctcACCTTTCCCTTCATAAAACTTCCACAAACAAAATAGACCATAAAAGGGCATGCAATCCTCTAACCCCTTGCCAAATGTACTATGTTGTGGTGGTATTCAAATTTAAGCGGAAAAAATCAGTGTTTCAGCATCAATATTGGAGGCAACAGAATGaccaaccacccacccactattcattcttgcattgttcaacttatttttgacattttcctcGTTTGCCTATGTATTTCCCCTTCCTATGGTACAGTTTCTGCATTGCAACATCACAAAACAAAACCAGTGGAGCTTACCCGTCCCGCAGAAAATGCGGCCAGCCAGATGTTGTCTCGGGCATCCACGGTCAATCCGTCAGGCACTCCTGGAATGTCATCCGTATCCAAGTGGTAAAACACTCGACGATTGGTGATGTCGCCCGTTTCCAGATCGAAATCGAAAGCATCCACACTTCTCTTGGGTGAATCCACAAAGTACATCGTTTTATTATCCTCGGACCAGCCCAATCCATTGGACAATTCTACGTCCGTGAGCTTTACATGACAGCCTTTGGCATCAATCATGTACAACGTTGCTTCCAGGGCACCCACATATCCCGGACGACCTTCAATCTGTGGGCCCATGGTGCCTGCCCAAAGGCGGCCCTTTGCATCGCATTTACCATCATTCAAGCGATTTTTCGGCTGGGATGCGTCCACCTCGTGAAGATCTCGGATAATTTGGTAGTCGTCACTCCCCGGAGTCCATTTCAAGATCGAGAGAGTTCTTCCTCGAGAGATGACGAACTCATCATCTTGCCCTTCAATGGGTACAATCAGACTGATTGACTCCCCTGGAATCTATGAACGAACGAGACAATTCACCAAACTGAATGATTGATATTTACGAGGAATCACTCTTATGTGTGCGAGTAggtactgtatgtacatgcAAGGTCAGAGAATCAAGTAGGCATACACTGTACCTTTAACTTGGTCATGCTCTTCTTTGATGGATCATAACAACAGACCGCTGTGCCCGGGATGTCCACGGAGAAGAGCAATTGTCGACGTTGACACCAATGGGGACCTTCGCCCAAATGGTAGCATTGCGGACCAATATTCTCAATGGCGTTCATGTTTTATCTTTGATCCGACAATAACGATGCCTTTGACGTTTTCAAATGGACTGCAGCACAAAATAAATGTAGATGATTGAACTGTCCGGGGTCTTATATCACTTGGGGACATACGGAGAGGCTTGCAATCATGTATTTTTATCAAACCGAACGGCTTATTGATGTGGCCAGCGAAAAACCGGAA from Tigriopus californicus strain San Diego chromosome 1, Tcal_SD_v2.1, whole genome shotgun sequence includes the following:
- the LOC131887127 gene encoding regucalcin-like: MNAIENIGPQCYHLGEGPHWCQRRQLLFSVDIPGTAVCCYDPSKKSMTKLKIPGESISLIVPIEGQDDEFVISRGRTLSILKWTPGSDDYQIIRDLHEVDASQPKNRLNDGKCDAKGRLWAGTMGPQIEGRPGYVGALEATLYMIDAKGCHVKLTDVELSNGLGWSEDNKTMYFVDSPKRSVDAFDFDLETGDITNRRVFYHLDTDDIPGVPDGLTVDARDNIWLAAFSAGRVLEIDSKTGKLISQVEVPSNLTTSVTFGGKSLDELFVTTGRDLGDEKLRGPVDGSLFVLHSVKVQGRPAMDFVKP